CGTTCGGGACCAAGTGTGTCCCTCGCGTGTGCTCAGATCCCGCAGGAACGCAAAGACAGCGGGCCAGTTGAAGGAATCTGCGTAGGGGGCTGTGGCGTAGTCGGCGCGCACGGGACGGAGGATTGTGAGGGCCTGGGCGAGGAGACGAGAGTGTGGATCGAGGGTTTGGAGGTTGAGGAGGTGGAGAGAGGAGTTGTAGGGTGATGTTATCAGAAGTTGAGCCTCTGGGTCGGATGAGTCGGAGTCTGCTATGCTGCTGAGGGTGACATCTTCATAGGGCCTGGAACACAGCTGGAGTGATGCGGCGGCGTGGAATTTCAGCGCGTCCATGTCGGATGTGACCAGGCTGTGATGGATGAGTGAGAATGGGCGTCCGCTTCTGCTCCGTTTGGTTGGAGACATTTTCTCTCCAGTGAAGACTGCTGCTGGGAGCTCGCTCAGCGAGTCTTGTATCCCGGGGGCCATGGTGCGATTGGCTTTCTACACtgtcctctcctttctctcttgtTCGACCTGACTATAACCTCACAAAAGATCGAATACGGGTCAATTGACTGCAATGCTAGTGGTATCCTATTCGGATTGCAAAGAAACTGACTACATTGTAGGAAACGACGATTTATAAGACATGCCCGACCCGAGCACGCAATATCTCGACTTGATGGTTCTTGTGCTTTGAGAAACGCCCCGGCCCACATGCTTCATAATTGAATTATCACCCTTGAAATTTGATCAGTACCTTGCTGGATTGACGATTCGCGTGTGGAGTGGGATAGATGCAAGACTATCTGGAGTCTACAATATGCGAAAACAGCACGTCTTGATGCTCAGCAGTGCGAATAGCACACAAATGGAACTGCCAATACTACTTCGTAGATGGTGCCAAATAGCTTACCGACTGCGCAGTTTATTGCGCCAAATTCTGCACGGCGCACGCCATCGGCGATCATTCGGGTTTGCAGTCCAAACTCCAAAGCCGAACCTTGGCTCGCCGATATCCATTTCCAGCCACTCCGGCTCTGCAGCAATGTGGGGAGATGACTCCGGTACGAATAATGACGTGGATATATTTCGTTTTTCTTATAAAATCTATCACTATTTGGTATCATGATCAAGGACCCCAACGCCGTCAATGCTCAACAGTGAAATAGCAAGAAACATGGACAAAGCTATGGCTGCACgggtggcggcggtggcgccATCTTGCCCTCACCGGTgtcgaccttcttccttgcaGGCAGTGGAGGAACTTTGAACCCGCCATTCGCACCGCTGTTGTTGGTACTACTGCTCTGGCCGCCTACCTGCGTGAATGTACCTGATTTGAACCATCggtcctcctccgccttccGCTTCCGCTGGAGCTCGGCTTGCGCTTTGGGATCAACCAGCTCGAGACCTTGCACAGGCGTAAAGGCAATCGTACTGGCCGTGCCGGCAATGCCTGCAAATGAAGGACCAACTCCAGACGTTCGCAGCCCCTTGGCCTGGAGGACACTCGCAGTGCCGCCTGCGCCCGAACCAAACCCACGCAGAGAAGTAGCGGTTCCGCTGATCGGAGTGGCCGCTCCCCAGCCCTTGTTCGATTTGCTGAGCTTGGCCCGGGTTCTCTGGTCGATCTGAGTCGCCCGGATCCGCCCGTCGTTCTGCTGCCCCAGCATACCCAGACCCACGGTGGTTTCGCCGGTGCCATAGCCAacttctgcctcctccttgCCGAATGCGACCCGGTTCTGCGCTTTCCGTAGCTCAGTCATAGCGATtgcttccttggcctttCTCGCTCTCCGTCCGCCTCGCTTTCTCGAGGGTTTGTCGTCAGGCGCCGGAAGCGCCTTCACGCCAGCGTTTGGAGGAGGCTCGGTCAGCTTTTCCAAGCGTTGATAGCACTGTTGTTTCAATTCCTCGCCCAAAGAACCATCGGGGCTGTACTTGGCCACGTCCGCTCGAGTCGCTAGGACCATCTTAGCTGCGACGATCCGGATTGCTTGTTTCTTTAGATCATTCGGAATATCTTGAATGATGGGCGAGTGGTAGAGAAAGCCTTGCGATCTGATACCGATATTCGTAGCAAATCCTAGCCCTTCCGATCTCTTGGAGCCCTGCGCGGCCAGATTGCACGCTGGGATCTTGGCCAGCTCCCTCAACCCGCCGGTCTGGTTGAGAAACTGGGCCGCAGTCTCCGGTCCTATTAGAGCGGCAAGATTAGGCGCAATCTGGTTCATGCGCGACTGGATGCTCTGCGTAAGCGCCGTCCGCTCGCGATCTAGCTTGAGAATCCTCTCACAAGTATCTAGCACGACTTTGAGCTCGGCCTCGGTCATTTCGCGTCCACGTGTCGTCGTCCCCTCCACCGCGACAACCATGAGCGAGGGGCCATCCAGGATGGACTTTAGTGGCGCGCCGACCATGTTATCTGCCGAGGACGAGAGGGCCTTGATATCGTTAAGAGGGCCATTTTTCAAGATGGCGACGGTTTTTGCGTAGTCAATAGGATTTGTAACAAGTGTTTCTAGTTCTGGAAATCTGATCGAGTAATGGTCTCGGAGACTCTTGTGAAGACGTGTGAGTTCGTCGGTGGTCGACACGGCGACGTCAAACTCGTTCGTGACCTCCGGCGTTGGCCGTTGCACCTCTTCGCCgacatcctcttcaacctcctcACCGGCTTGGAAtacctcgtcatcctcctcctcgaaaTCTCGCAAGAGTTCCTCCGCGTTCGACATGATGACAGCAATGTAACCACAGGCAACTGCTGAGGCAAGTGAGGCAGCTGGTCAGGTTGAAATAACTGTCGTCGGCCCGCCACAACTAGACTGGACTAGACTACACTAAGGGAGGGCCACCGCTTAGTCATCCGGGTGGCGTCAGAGACCGAGAGCGCAGCTTCCGACTTTTGATGGACGGAGGACCAACGGACAGTTTAACAACGATCAGCTGGAGTTGGGGATCCAACGTCCAGATTTGGTTGCTGATCGAGCCCCGACTATTTCGTTCGAAGTGTGTGCTACTTGAATTACGTTTGCACTCCAGAAGTTAAATCTGCCACCTCCGATTGTTGATACCCAACCCATCGTACCTCCAACACACCATCCATTGTCACCATGGAGTCATCCCGCGGGCCCCCTAGGGTCAAGAACAAGGCTCCCGCGCCGATCCAGATCTCAGCGGAGCAGCTGCTTCGCGAGGCTGTTGATCGGCAGGAGCCGGCGTTGCAGGCGCCGACACAGCGATTCGCGGACCTCGAAGAACTGCACGAGTACCAGGGCCGCAAGAGAAAGGAGTTTGAAGACTATGTGCGCCGCAATCGGCTGAACATGAACAACTGGATGCGGTATGCATCTTGGGAGCTGGAGCAGAAGGAATTTCGCCGGGCGCGATCGATCTTCGAACGGGCGCTGGACGTCAACCCGACCTCGGTGGTACTCTGGATCCGGTATATCGAGTCGGAAATGCGGAATCGCAACATCAACCATGCGAGGAACTTGCTGGACCGGGCGGTCACCATCCTGCCCCGCGTGGACAAGTTCTGGTACAAGTACGTGTACATGGAGGAGACGCTGGGGAATATCCAGGGAACGCGGCAGGTGTTTGAGCGGTGGATGTCATGGGAGCCGGACGAGGGCGCGTGGAGTGCGTATATCAAGCTTGAGAAGCGGTACAATGAGTTTGAGCGCGCGCGCGCAATCTTCCAGCGGTTTACGATCGTCCACCCGGAGCCAAGGAACTGGATCAAATGGGCCCGGTTTGAGGAGGAGTACGGGACGAGTGACCTGGTGCGGGAAGTGTACGGGATGGCAATCGAGACCCTGGGTGAGGATTTTATGGACGAGAAGCTCTTCATCGCGTACGCGAAATTCGAGGCAAAGCTCAAGGAGTATGAGCGGGCGCGAGCAATCTACAAATACGCCTTGGACCGGCTGCCCCGTTCCAAGGCGATGGCGCTTCACAAGGCCTACACGACATTTGAGAAGCAGTTTGGTGACCGAGAGGGCGTTGAGGATGTGATTCTGTCCAAGCGCCGGGTGCAATACGAGGAACAGCTCAAGGAGAACCCCCGGAACTACGATGTCTGGTTTGACTTTGCCCGGCTGGAAGAAACCTCGGGCGATCCGGACCGGGTACGAGATATCTATGAACGGGCGATTGCGCAGATCCCTCCGTCGCAGGAGAAGCGGCATTGGAGACGGTACATTTACCTGTGGATCTTCTACGCCAtctgggaggagatggaggccaAGGATGTGGATCGGGCCCGCCAGATCTACACGGAATGCCTCAAGCTGATCCCACATAAGAAATTCACATTTGCCAAGATCTGGCTGTTAAAGGCGCAATTCGACATCCGCCAGATGGATCTGCAGGCTGCGCGGAAGACGCTGGGCCAAGCCATTGGGATGTGCCCCAAGGACAAGCTCTTCCGGGGTTATATTGATCTCGAGCGGCAGCTGTTTGAGTTCGTGCGGTGCCGGACCCTGTACGAAAAACAGATCGAATGGAACCCGGCCAATAGCCAATCGTGGATCAAGTACGCTGAGCTGGAGCGAGGACTGGATGACTCGGAACGTGCGCGGGCGATCTTCGAGCTCGGGATCGATCAGCCGATGCTGGATATGCCGGAGCTCGTCTGGAAGGCGTACATTGACTTTGAAGAGTACGAAGGCGAGTACGACCGAGTGCGGCAGCTGTACGAGCGTCTTTTGCAGAAGACAGACCATGTCAAGGTGTGGATCAACTACGCGCGGTTCGAGATCAACGtgcccgaggaggaggaagaggaggaagaagaagaggaggaggagcggcCGGTCAGCGACGAGGCCAAGCGGCGGGCACGCGCAGTGTTCGAACGGGCCCACAAGGtgttcaaggagaaggaaatgaaggaggaggtgagtTATTGGCGCTTATGTCCGGCGACGATGTTACTAACGCAGCTACAGCGAGTGGAACTGCTCAACGCCTGGCGGGCCTTCGAACACACACACGGATCTCCCGAGGACatcaagaagatcgaggagcAGATGCCCCGGCGGGTCAAGAAGCGACGCAAGCTGGACGATGACCGCTACGAGGAGTACATGGACTATGTGTTCCCGGCAGACGACCAGGCAGCGGCGAGCCTTACGAAAATTCTGCAGGCGGCGCACCGGTGGAAGCAGACCGGGGGGCAGGTTGTCCCATGACCGCTGTTCGCGGGTGTTTGGGTTTGTGGGCGAGGTCGAGCATGTGTACCCTATCCAGTTACCAGTACTAGGACTCTTCTGCCAAAGAATCAAGCTCGATGATACCAAGAGTTAGCATTTCCATTCCATAGATAGTTATCATATACCACAGATGACGATGCAGTTGTTCCTTGCACGTGCGAAGCCAAGCAAAGGTGGATCACACTAGTTACTGTCGCCCAGCCGAAGCGAACAATGAGCCGTCGTTTGAAAAGCGGGTGGCTGGTGGAGACTGTCTCTCTGCaatttctcctctcctctgCATTCAGGTCATTGACGCCTGCGTAACAATCCAGCAAAATCATCCTCAGTTAACTGATTGTAACTGAATCTCATCCTAAGCTAACCTCAGTTAGAGAAAGACTCGTTTTCTCTTGACCAGTCAGCCATTTCCTCCATGTTCCTGCATTTGTGGCATTTGATGTCTGGTGGGTGCCCTGGTGCCTGACTAGTACTgtattgtcattgtcatatactgtacggagtaccgaCTGACTGATCTTGGCGCAAATTTAACCCCGCCAATAACAACATGATGCAGACTGACCTGATCCGGAATAGAGTGGGAGATTCACGGAGGAGATTGCTGAACAGGAAGAAAGGGGGAGGTTTTCGGATGCTCGTCGCCTACAAGAATGAGATCATACTACTGATGATAGGACAGAGTAcggatactccgtactctaGAAACTTCTTGGGATGATgtagtatggagtatggactACAGACAAACCATGGGTTGGGTCTTGTGGGTTTGAACCCCTGAAAAACAAAGCTCTAGGACCTCTCTACCCTTAGTACTCCATAGGGAGTATGGggctactccgtaggtaggTTGATAGGTAACCTCATCGAGGGAGTAATACCAAATGTTTCATTAAGGTGTTGGTTCCTTGCACTTCTGCTGCTGTGTCGGATGCAAGGTACTATGCACAGGAGATGAATGTCTATGGAGTACATCCAGATGTCTATTCTGATGGATGTGAGATGATGATTCAAGCTGGATTGTAATACTGAGTTTCAAGTCCAAAATGATGGATACCTTATCAAGCCTGTGTAACAAGGGAtcttctggatcttctgatCATCTTAGACTCTGATGGTAAGCACAGACTAGTTAACTGCTACTCGTCCGTCATCGACTAAGGGATTCCTGATTGTCTctgttttctcttctcttttcaATTTCTGTTTACTCTGGactcttctccttctgttCTCTCTCTATaccacacacacacacacacactctctctctctctctctctctcttcatcACACTTTGTGCTGTGCACTCGTGCTGGTCCCCCTCCCTCCTTCTCTCGTctcgtttcttttctgtttTCACTCCTATCCAGCTTTCATCTCAACCAGAGGAATAAAGTAGATTCACTGCCAAAAGAAAATCGTAagtcttcaagatcatcgaTGATTCCATTCCGACTTTTGATCTGTCCACTCTCCGAGCCACCACCCCCTCTTGCTACTCCCCAAAACCGTTGTTTCATCTTTTGCTCCGGTTCCCGCAATCGTGGACCACACACAGCTCTGGACTCTCTTATCACGACCTTTTCAGTACTGTTCTTCTTATTACTATCCTGATTCCCATAATGCATCTCCTGATTAttccctccttcttcttctctctttttccttgtcGCTCGTTACTCAGGTAGACCCTTGATTCGACGTATGAGCTTCTGTATCACTGTCGTTAtcatttcttttctgacTCTGATCCTATCCATTGTCCTTGTAACCTTGCCCCTGAAGCGCTGGACTTGAATGGATATTGACATCGTCCTGCCCTCAAGGCGACATTCCTTCGTTACTCGGTCTTGATTCCACCAGTACTTTCATGATCGCATTTGGCTCTTAACGTTCAGTCTGCGACTCTTATCACTACCAACTCAACTCGTACGGCATCGCTAGACAGGTGGAGGACCATCCATTCCATGACGAGCACCCACATTCGTTTCAGCTCTGGAATCACCTTCGTCGCCAATCACTCGCCAGTCATACGATTTGTTAGTCCCCGACCATGAGATAGCACTCTGGCAGTCACCTTCGTTTCCTGGTTCCGTCGATTCGTCCTTTCTGACCTCTGACGGCTGGTTATCAACTGATTCGTCTTCGGCTGGTCTCCTCGAAGAACTCGACCACTGTTgtttttttatttatttattttttttttttttctggcaTCGCATTCCCTCGTTACCATAAAAAGGTCACTAATATCCAACCGATATGATCGTTCCGAAGCCCCCTGTAAAATTGGAGGGCCATTGCTCGGTCATTCACAACAATACCCTCTACACCTACTCCGCCAATGGATTTGCGGCCATCCCTCTCGGACGTGGAACCTGGTATAAATTGCCCATGCCCCCGGGAGAGCCGGTCTCCGATGCGGTATGTGTGACGGGTGGAATAGACGGTAAGGAAGACCAACAGGCGCTCTACGTGATCGGTGGCACGAGCTCCTCGTCGAATTCCCCAGGGTTGCAGCGATTCGCGTTCGGTTCCCAAAAGTGGACCACCATACAGACTGCTCAGCGGACCATGCAAAATCGGACGTCCCATGGCGCGGTATATCTGAAGTCTTCGTCCACTCTGCTGGTCTACGCTGGCAGTCAGACGGATAGCTCGAACCCTTCATCAGACACGTTTACTATCAGCACCGTTCCTCCATATATCCTCGACGCTCATTCAGCACAGTACCCCTCCTCATCGCCGGTGCTTCTGCCTTGGAGCGATGGTGAAGCGGCCTTGGTAGGTGGCGCAACGACTCCCAAAGAGGTCCATCTGTTCTCAGTCTCGGATGGCTGGCATTCCTCCGGTGTATTTCTCCCCCAGCCTCTGTCCAGCGACGTGAAATGCGCGATAGTACATGGATCGGACGGAAGCAAGGCGCTTGAAGCATTCAATCTGAGCGTCTCGCCCAACACCATGAGTAGCATCGCATTGCTCAATCCCGGTGGTCAGCCAGCGCGTTCTAGCACAGATTCCGGGGCGTCGTCCTCgaggagaaaaaggagaagggaggTTTCTGTGGCCGATCGCCCAACATACGATGGATCGTTAGCGCCATCAACGACCCGATCGGACTACTCTCTCGCTCAAGGCGATAATGGATTAGTGGTTATGTCGAGCGGCAGTGGTACCGACTCACTGGCCATTTTCAACCAGACATCCAATAGCTGGGTCAACACAACCAAGCTCTTCTACGGAGACAAATCTTTCCAGGAGATCCTCGCCTCAATCCCAACAAccacaacatcatcatcatcctcgtctacGCCAACCgccaccagcaccagttCGAGTATCAGCACGAGCAGCGCCGCCAGTGACGATTCATCTGGCTCGAGGGTGGGTACTATCATCGGCGCGACGCTTGGCAGTCTGGTGGGCATTATTCTAATCCTAATCTtaattctcttcttcctgcatCGGACGAAGCTGGGCCGCAAGCGTGCTGCCAACCAAGGCCAAGGTCAGGCCAATGACAAGGACCGTCTGAGCTTCCAGGATCAGGGCA
The DNA window shown above is from Aspergillus fumigatus Af293 chromosome 1, whole genome shotgun sequence and carries:
- the clf1 gene encoding putative cell cycle control protein (Cwf4), with the translated sequence MESSRGPPRVKNKAPAPIQISAEQLLREAVDRQEPALQAPTQRFADLEELHEYQGRKRKEFEDYVRRNRLNMNNWMRYASWELEQKEFRRARSIFERALDVNPTSVVLWIRYIESEMRNRNINHARNLLDRAVTILPRVDKFWYKYVYMEETLGNIQGTRQVFERWMSWEPDEGAWSAYIKLEKRYNEFERARAIFQRFTIVHPEPRNWIKWARFEEEYGTSDLVREVYGMAIETLGEDFMDEKLFIAYAKFEAKLKEYERARAIYKYALDRLPRSKAMALHKAYTTFEKQFGDREGVEDVILSKRRVQYEEQLKENPRNYDVWFDFARLEETSGDPDRVRDIYERAIAQIPPSQEKRHWRRYIYLWIFYAIWEEMEAKDVDRARQIYTECLKLIPHKKFTFAKIWLLKAQFDIRQMDLQAARKTLGQAIGMCPKDKLFRGYIDLERQLFEFVRCRTLYEKQIEWNPANSQSWIKYAELERGLDDSERARAIFELGIDQPMLDMPELVWKAYIDFEEYEGEYDRVRQLYERLLQKTDHVKVWINYARFEINVPEEEEEEEEEEEEERPVSDEAKRRARAVFERAHKVFKEKEMKEERVELLNAWRAFEHTHGSPEDIKKIEEQMPRRVKKRRKLDDDRYEEYMDYVFPADDQAAASLTKILQAAHRWKQTGGQVVP
- a CDS encoding U4/U6-U5 snRNP complex subunit PRP31, which produces MSNAEELLRDFEEEDDEVFQAGEEVEEDVGEEVQRPTPEVTNEFDVAVSTTDELTRLHKSLRDHYSIRFPELETLVTNPIDYAKTVAILKNGPLNDIKALSSSADNMVGAPLKSILDGPSLMVVAVEGTTTRGREMTEAELKVVLDTCERILKLDRERTALTQSIQSRMNQIAPNLAALIGPETAAQFLNQTGGLRELAKIPACNLAAQGSKRSEGLGFATNIGIRSQGFLYHSPIIQDIPNDLKKQAIRIVAAKMVLATRADVAKYSPDGSLGEELKQQCYQRLEKLTEPPPNAGVKALPAPDDKPSRKRGGRRARKAKEAIAMTELRKAQNRVAFGKEEAEVGYGTGETTVGLGMLGQQNDGRIRATQIDQRTRAKLSKSNKGWGAATPISGTATSLRGFGSGAGGTASVLQAKGLRTSGVGPSFAGIAGTASTIAFTPVQGLELVDPKAQAELQRKRKAEEDRWFKSGTFTQVGGQSSSTNNSGANGGFKVPPLPARKKVDTGEGKMAPPPPPVQP